One genomic region from Aureibacillus halotolerans encodes:
- a CDS encoding bifunctional folylpolyglutamate synthase/dihydrofolate synthase translates to MNATSYTFLSSFYNKFTDRTDQRHLQTMQELLDLFSVDPSTMSIVQIAGSCGKGSTAHYISAMLTAANVSHGLFTGPHLEAYEERIQINGTPIASEDFDALLLRIKTKLDEHPIENAGHMHMMILAALFWYSEQGLSLIIFENGVGGRSDPSNILEPTIAVLTEMTLDHADLLGGTIQDIANDKAAIVKPCTKQLIMSIENKAAQTTVVNSIKRVPITQLNSDFFVHWEGDQLHYKGLSHSIKGLPMISAALYQKNNAATALAVIEALQVNGVSINWPKATSALEWTTIPCRYEKLARDGKDILIDGAHNPFELQALVAAMQADSFMPERVVVSFTSGRSLHDMIQSLSPINATFDVIASPFVERRISLQMISTELDAANISWTYYEDIDDYVTHHLPTSGKILITGSLYLAGYIRKTLAQSVETLNN, encoded by the coding sequence GTGAATGCCACTTCGTATACCTTTCTTTCATCCTTTTACAATAAGTTCACCGACCGAACGGATCAACGGCACTTGCAGACGATGCAAGAGCTTCTTGATCTTTTTTCTGTCGATCCCTCTACTATGTCGATCGTACAGATTGCCGGCTCCTGCGGAAAAGGCTCAACGGCTCATTATATATCAGCAATGCTGACTGCCGCCAATGTCTCACATGGTCTCTTTACTGGTCCTCATTTAGAAGCTTATGAAGAACGTATTCAAATCAATGGTACGCCAATCGCTTCTGAGGATTTCGATGCACTCCTCTTACGGATTAAAACAAAGCTTGACGAGCACCCGATTGAAAACGCAGGGCATATGCATATGATGATTTTGGCGGCATTGTTTTGGTACTCAGAGCAAGGGCTCTCACTGATTATCTTTGAAAATGGCGTTGGTGGACGGTCGGATCCATCGAACATTCTCGAGCCAACCATTGCTGTTTTAACAGAAATGACGCTTGACCATGCCGATTTGCTTGGAGGCACGATCCAAGACATTGCCAACGATAAAGCAGCAATTGTTAAGCCTTGTACTAAACAGCTCATTATGAGCATTGAGAACAAAGCCGCGCAAACGACGGTAGTAAACTCGATTAAGAGAGTGCCAATAACACAATTGAATTCGGATTTCTTCGTCCATTGGGAAGGTGACCAACTCCATTACAAAGGACTTTCTCATTCGATTAAAGGCCTTCCGATGATCTCCGCAGCGCTCTACCAAAAAAACAATGCAGCCACAGCATTAGCTGTAATTGAGGCATTGCAGGTCAATGGTGTCTCTATAAACTGGCCGAAAGCAACTTCCGCCCTCGAATGGACAACAATTCCATGTCGATATGAGAAGTTGGCTAGAGATGGCAAAGACATTCTAATTGACGGGGCGCACAACCCATTTGAGCTGCAGGCATTGGTCGCTGCAATGCAGGCCGATTCATTTATGCCAGAGCGAGTTGTCGTGTCGTTTACGAGCGGACGGTCATTGCATGATATGATTCAAAGCCTCTCTCCGATCAATGCCACCTTTGATGTCATTGCTTCACCATTTGTTGAACGCCGCATTTCCTTACAGATGATTTCGACGGAGCTCGATGCAGCGAACATCTCATGGACGTATTATGAAGATATCGATGATTATGTCACCCATCATCTTCCTACGAGTGGGAAAATCCTCATTACGGGGTCACTTTATCTAGCAGGATATATCCGAAAAACATTGGCGCAAAGCGTTGAGACGCTCAATAATTAA
- a CDS encoding valine--tRNA ligase yields the protein MTQEKELPKKYDPKGVEQKWYAHWIENEYFKADPSSNKEPYTIVIPPPNVTGKLHLGHAWDTTLQDLLTRFKRMQGYDALWLPGMDHAGIATQAKVEEQLKKEGTSRYDLGREAFLQRTMDWKEEYAAFIREQWAKLGLGLDYSRERFTLDKGLSQAVNKVFVSLYEKGLIYRGEYIINWDPATKTALSDIEVEYKDVNGHFYHLRYPLADGSGSLEIATTRPETMLGDTAVAVHPKDERYQHLIGKTLILPIVGREIPIVADDYVDPEFGSGAVKITPAHDPNDFEVGNRHQLPRVLVMHEDGTMNENAGVYDGQDRFECRKNIVRDMQESGVLFKIEDHLHSVGHSERSGAVVEPYLSTQWFVKMEPLAKQAIDLQQDEDKKVSFVPERFEGTYMRWIENIRDWCISRQLWWGHQIPAWYHNETNELYVGETPPEDESQWTQDTDVLDTWFSSALWPFSTLGWPDTSSEDFKRYFPNNVLITGYDIIFFWVARMIFQSVEFTETRPFDDVLLHGLVRDEQGRKMSKSIGNGIDPMDVIDQYGADSLRYFLSTGGTPGQDLRFSMEKVESTWNFANKIWNASRFAMMNMEGMTYDDIDLTQAPTLADRWILDRLNQTIEHVTRNLEKYEFGEAGRTLYNFIWDDVCDWYIEMAKLPLYGEDEAAKKQARSVLAHVLDQTMRLLHPFMPFITEEIWQHLPHKGDSLVLAEWPKADSAFSDEEGNEQMRRIVEIIRSVRNSRAEVNAPMSKPIELLIKPKNEAIAKQLEAQKQYIERFCQTDQLTIDPDLTSPDKAMTSVLSGVELYLPLAGLVDIEAEVERMKAELKKLDAEVDRVEKKLANERFVSKAPAQVVEEERQKAVDYKEKRETVARRLEELQEQK from the coding sequence ATGACACAGGAAAAAGAATTGCCGAAAAAGTACGATCCAAAAGGTGTTGAACAAAAATGGTATGCTCACTGGATTGAAAATGAGTATTTTAAAGCCGACCCGTCTTCAAATAAAGAACCGTATACGATCGTTATTCCACCTCCCAATGTGACGGGAAAGCTGCACCTTGGCCATGCATGGGACACGACGCTACAGGATTTATTGACGCGTTTCAAACGAATGCAGGGTTATGATGCCCTCTGGTTACCAGGAATGGACCATGCGGGTATTGCCACGCAGGCGAAGGTAGAAGAGCAGCTGAAAAAGGAAGGCACAAGCCGATATGATCTTGGGCGTGAAGCCTTTTTACAGCGAACAATGGATTGGAAGGAAGAGTACGCTGCTTTTATTCGCGAACAATGGGCGAAGCTTGGTTTGGGGCTTGATTATTCAAGGGAGCGCTTCACTTTAGACAAAGGATTGTCTCAAGCCGTTAATAAAGTGTTTGTGTCTCTATACGAAAAAGGTCTTATTTATCGTGGGGAATACATCATTAACTGGGACCCGGCGACAAAAACAGCGTTATCTGACATTGAAGTAGAGTACAAGGATGTGAACGGCCATTTTTATCATCTGCGTTATCCATTAGCAGATGGGTCTGGGTCTCTTGAGATTGCGACAACACGTCCAGAAACGATGCTCGGGGACACCGCAGTCGCTGTTCATCCAAAAGACGAACGTTACCAGCATTTGATCGGCAAAACGTTGATTCTTCCGATTGTAGGGCGAGAAATTCCGATTGTTGCAGACGATTACGTGGATCCAGAGTTTGGTTCGGGAGCTGTTAAAATCACACCAGCCCATGATCCGAATGATTTTGAAGTTGGAAACCGTCATCAGCTTCCTCGTGTTCTCGTTATGCATGAGGATGGCACGATGAATGAAAACGCGGGCGTGTATGATGGACAGGATCGCTTTGAATGCCGTAAAAACATCGTTCGTGATATGCAAGAATCAGGCGTTCTCTTTAAAATAGAGGACCATTTGCATTCCGTTGGTCATTCAGAGCGCAGTGGCGCAGTCGTTGAGCCGTATTTGTCCACCCAGTGGTTTGTGAAAATGGAGCCACTCGCAAAACAGGCAATTGACCTGCAACAAGATGAAGACAAGAAGGTAAGCTTCGTTCCTGAACGTTTTGAAGGCACGTACATGCGCTGGATTGAAAACATTCGCGATTGGTGTATTTCACGTCAGCTTTGGTGGGGGCATCAAATTCCTGCCTGGTATCACAATGAAACAAACGAGCTATACGTTGGTGAAACGCCGCCAGAGGATGAAAGTCAATGGACACAAGATACGGATGTACTTGATACGTGGTTCTCTTCGGCGCTATGGCCATTTTCTACATTAGGCTGGCCAGACACGTCCTCTGAAGACTTCAAGCGTTATTTTCCAAACAACGTATTGATTACAGGGTACGATATTATTTTCTTTTGGGTGGCTCGAATGATTTTCCAAAGTGTTGAGTTTACGGAGACACGTCCATTTGACGATGTGTTGCTTCACGGTCTCGTCCGTGATGAGCAAGGGCGCAAAATGAGCAAATCGATTGGCAATGGGATTGACCCAATGGATGTCATTGATCAGTATGGAGCAGATTCTCTTCGCTATTTCTTATCCACAGGGGGAACGCCTGGACAGGATTTACGCTTCTCAATGGAGAAGGTCGAATCGACGTGGAACTTTGCCAATAAGATTTGGAATGCGTCACGTTTTGCGATGATGAACATGGAAGGCATGACGTATGATGACATTGATCTAACACAGGCGCCAACACTTGCCGACCGCTGGATTCTTGATCGTCTAAACCAGACAATCGAACACGTGACGAGAAACCTTGAGAAATATGAATTTGGTGAAGCTGGAAGAACGCTTTACAACTTTATTTGGGACGACGTGTGCGATTGGTATATCGAAATGGCGAAGCTGCCGTTGTACGGAGAAGATGAAGCGGCGAAGAAGCAGGCACGTTCCGTACTCGCTCATGTTCTTGATCAAACGATGCGCTTGCTTCATCCGTTTATGCCGTTTATTACCGAAGAAATTTGGCAGCATTTGCCTCACAAAGGTGATTCTCTCGTGCTTGCTGAATGGCCAAAAGCAGATTCGGCATTCTCAGATGAAGAGGGCAACGAACAAATGCGCCGCATTGTTGAGATTATTCGATCTGTACGTAACAGCCGTGCAGAAGTGAACGCTCCAATGTCGAAGCCGATTGAGCTATTGATCAAACCGAAAAATGAAGCCATCGCTAAGCAGCTTGAGGCACAAAAACAGTATATAGAGCGCTTCTGTCAAACTGATCAGTTGACGATTGACCCAGATTTAACGTCACCAGACAAAGCAATGACGTCCGTTCTTTCAGGTGTTGAGCTTTATCTGCCACTAGCAGGACTGGTTGACATTGAAGCGGAAGTGGAACGAATGAAGGCTGAGCTTAAGAAGCTTGATGCGGAAGTCGATCGTGTAGAGAAAAAACTGGCGAATGAACGCTTTGTCAGCAAAGCCCCTGCACAGGTCGTCGAAGAAGAACGACAAAAAGCGGTTGATTACAAAGAAAAACGGGAAACCGTTGCTCGGCGTCTAGAAGAGCTGCAGGAGCAGAAATGA